The Nitrospiria bacterium sequence TCGGCCAGCTCCCCGATCTCGGCCAGCTCCTCCCCCTTCGAGTCCTTGGTGACCGCTCCGATCGGGAAGACGTGGACCCGGCCTTCCTGCCGGGCCTTCTCGCGGATCAGGCGCGTCACCGCCTGATTGTCGTTGACCGGTTGGGTGTTGGGCATGCAGCAGACGGACGTGAAACCGCCGGCCGCGGCCGCCTCGGTTCCGGTTTTGATGGTTTCTTTATATTCAAAACCGGGCTCCCGCAGATGGACATGGACGTCCACGAGCCCGGGCACGACCCATCGGTCCGTTCCGTCGATGACCTGGATGTCGGACTTCGGGCCCTCGGCCTTCAGCGTCCGGCCGATGCGGGCGACCTTTCCGTTCTCGATCAGGACGTCGGTCACCTCGTCCCGGCGATGGGCCGGATCGAGGAGCCGGCCGTTACGGATCAACAGGTTCATGTTTCGCGACTCCCGATAAAAGGTAGAGAACGGCCATCCGGACCGCCACGCCGTTGGTGGCCTGGGCCAGGATCGCGGACGAGAGGCCGTCCGCGACGTCGGGACTGATCTCGACGCCCCGGTTGATCGGCCCCGGATGCATCACCAGCACGTCGTCCTTGGCCATCGCCAGGCGGCGGGCGGTCAGACCGTAGAGGTTCGCGTATTCCCGGAGCGTCGGAAAGAGCCCCCGCCCCTGGCGTTCCAGCTGCAGCCTCAGGATCATGATCACGTCCGCGCCCTTCAGGGCCTCCTCGTACTGATAGAACACCTCCACGCCCCAGTGCGCGACCTCGCGGGGGATCATCGTCGGCGGCCCGACAAGGCGGATCGTCGAACCGACCATCTTCAGCGCCGCGATCGCCGACCGAGCGACCCGGCTGTGAAGCACGTCGCCGACGATCGCGACCGTGAGGCCTTCCAGCCTTTTCTTCCGCTCGCGGATGGTGAACAGGTCCAGCAACGCCTGCGTGGGATGCTCGTGCGCCCCGTCCCCGGCGTTGATGATGGCGCTGCTCACGTTCCGGGCCAGCAGGACCGGCGCGCCGGCGCAGGGATGACGGACGATGATCAGATCGGACTGCATCGCCTGGATGTTCCGGGCCGTGTCCAGGAGCGATTCGCCCTTGGCCACGCTGCTGCCGGACGCGGAAATGTTCACGACATCGGCCGAGAGGCGCTTGGCCGCCAGCTCGAAGGAGGTCCGCGTCCGCGTGCTGGGCTCGAAGAACAGGTTCACGACGGTCTTCCCGCGAAGCGTCGGGACCTTTTTGATCTCCCGCGCGCCGACCTCTTTGAAGGACTCGGCCGTGTCCAGGATCAGCCGGAGATCGTCCCGGTCCAGGTCCTTGATGCTGATCAGATCTTTGCTCTTAAGCGGCATTTTCGATAATCACCCGGTCGTCTTCGCCTTCCTCCTTCAACAAAACCTTTACCTTTTCCTCCGGGGAAGTCGGAAAACTCTTTCCGACGTAATTGGCGCGGATCGGCAGCTCGCGATGGCCGCGGTCGATCAGGACGGCCAGCTGGATCTCCCGCGGCCGGCCGAAATCGATCAACTGGTCCATCGCGGCCCTTATCGTCCGGCCGGTGAACAGGACGTCGTCCACCAGGATCACGATTTTGTCCGTGAAGTCGAACCCGATCTCGGTCTTCCGGACGGCGGGCTGCTCGCGCATTTTGTTCAGATCGTCCCGGTAGAGCGTGATGTCCAGGGCGCCGACCGGCAGGACGGCCCCCTCGATCTCCTTGAGCCGGGCGGCCAGGCGGTGGGCCAGATGAACGCCGCCGGTCCGGATCCCGACCAGGGTCAGGTCGGTCAGGCCCCGGTTCCGTTCGATCACTTCATGGGCCACACGGCTCATCGCCCGGTTCATTCCCAGGGCATCCAGAACAATTTTTTCACCGGGCTTTAACATCAAGACACATAAAGAGGCACAAAAAAACCTTCCCCGTGCCCGTATCGGCGCAAGGAAGGTTCGGCTGTCGAGTAAACAGGTTCCATCGTCCATCCCTTTC is a genomic window containing:
- a CDS encoding aspartate carbamoyltransferase catalytic subunit; protein product: MPLKSKDLISIKDLDRDDLRLILDTAESFKEVGAREIKKVPTLRGKTVVNLFFEPSTRTRTSFELAAKRLSADVVNISASGSSVAKGESLLDTARNIQAMQSDLIIVRHPCAGAPVLLARNVSSAIINAGDGAHEHPTQALLDLFTIRERKKRLEGLTVAIVGDVLHSRVARSAIAALKMVGSTIRLVGPPTMIPREVAHWGVEVFYQYEEALKGADVIMILRLQLERQGRGLFPTLREYANLYGLTARRLAMAKDDVLVMHPGPINRGVEISPDVADGLSSAILAQATNGVAVRMAVLYLLSGVAKHEPVDP
- the pyrR gene encoding bifunctional pyr operon transcriptional regulator/uracil phosphoribosyltransferase PyrR, producing MLKPGEKIVLDALGMNRAMSRVAHEVIERNRGLTDLTLVGIRTGGVHLAHRLAARLKEIEGAVLPVGALDITLYRDDLNKMREQPAVRKTEIGFDFTDKIVILVDDVLFTGRTIRAAMDQLIDFGRPREIQLAVLIDRGHRELPIRANYVGKSFPTSPEEKVKVLLKEEGEDDRVIIENAA